From Algoriphagus sp. NG3, the proteins below share one genomic window:
- a CDS encoding transketolase family protein → MEKTLDLKFNYTEKKDTRSGFGDGFLEAGRKNPNVVGLCADLIGSLKMGAFQKEFPERFFQTGIAEANMMGIAAGLSINGKIPFTGTFANFSTGRVYDQIRQSIAYSSKNVKICASHAGLTLGEDGATHQILEDVGMMKMLPHMTVINPCDYNQTKAATIAIADYEGPVYLRFGRPSWPIFTDPAQKFEIGKAWKMIEGTDVTIFATGHLVWEAVVAEAMLRNEGISAEVINIHTIKPLDEEAILDSVAKTGCAVTAEEHQYNGGLGDSVAQTLARHNPAPVEYVGVNDSFGESGTPTQLLDKYGLDAANIVAAAKKVLARK, encoded by the coding sequence ATGGAAAAGACATTGGATTTAAAATTCAACTATACAGAAAAAAAAGATACACGCTCAGGATTTGGTGATGGCTTTCTGGAAGCCGGACGTAAAAATCCGAATGTGGTAGGACTTTGTGCTGATCTGATCGGTTCATTGAAAATGGGAGCATTCCAAAAGGAATTCCCTGAAAGATTCTTCCAGACAGGTATCGCAGAAGCCAATATGATGGGCATTGCTGCCGGACTGTCCATAAACGGGAAAATTCCTTTCACCGGGACGTTTGCCAATTTCTCAACCGGACGTGTATATGATCAGATTCGGCAATCGATCGCATACTCCAGCAAAAACGTAAAAATCTGTGCATCCCACGCGGGGTTGACGCTAGGAGAAGATGGTGCAACACACCAGATTCTGGAAGATGTGGGTATGATGAAAATGCTTCCTCATATGACAGTAATCAATCCTTGCGATTACAATCAGACTAAAGCCGCAACCATTGCTATAGCAGATTATGAAGGGCCGGTATATTTACGATTTGGGCGTCCTTCCTGGCCGATTTTCACTGATCCGGCTCAGAAGTTTGAGATTGGCAAGGCTTGGAAAATGATCGAAGGAACTGATGTGACTATTTTCGCAACTGGTCATTTGGTATGGGAAGCAGTAGTAGCTGAGGCTATGCTGAGAAACGAAGGAATTTCTGCTGAGGTGATCAACATCCATACGATCAAGCCATTGGATGAAGAGGCTATTTTAGACTCTGTGGCCAAAACAGGGTGCGCAGTGACTGCTGAGGAGCATCAGTACAATGGTGGGCTTGGTGACAGTGTGGCACAGACGTTGGCCAGACATAATCCGGCACCGGTGGAATATGTAGGTGTAAATGACAGCTTCGGTGAGTCAGGAACCCCTACCCAGCTATTGGACAAGTACGGACTGGACGCAGCGAATATTGTAGCGGCTGCCAAGAAAGTGTTGGCTAGAAAGTAA
- a CDS encoding LD-carboxypeptidase: MQKRAFLKSLGLLSASLPLVSWDTAHKSFDSPPLLPKAIEKGDTVGLISPSAATADRMQFTYAKEALEALGFQVKLGKSLQNRYGHLAGTDEERAGDLNEMFADRDIKAIVSIRGGSGAARILPMIDYKTIFKNPKPLLGYSDITALHCAIQAQTGLITFHGPMGSGSWNSFNVSQFEKVFFERKRVTYENVHTASDELVIKNNRIQTLKGGTAQGKILGGNLTVLTGISGSPYYPDFKDAILFIEDIGEDPYKMDRMMSTLKLNGTLDQIKGFVFGQCTDCEPSGGYGSLTLDQVLDDYILPLEIPAYSGAMIGHIPKQFIIPVGAQVEMDADKGTISLVESVFQ, from the coding sequence ATGCAAAAACGAGCTTTTCTTAAATCCCTTGGACTTCTCAGCGCTTCCCTACCCCTGGTCTCCTGGGATACTGCCCATAAATCTTTTGACTCTCCCCCCCTTTTGCCAAAGGCAATAGAAAAAGGCGATACCGTGGGATTGATCTCCCCTTCTGCAGCTACTGCGGACAGAATGCAGTTTACATATGCGAAAGAAGCATTGGAGGCGCTAGGATTTCAGGTGAAACTAGGAAAGAGCCTCCAAAACCGCTATGGACACCTTGCAGGTACCGATGAGGAGCGTGCGGGAGATTTGAATGAAATGTTTGCAGATCGGGATATTAAAGCCATTGTGAGTATACGTGGTGGTTCGGGTGCTGCGAGGATACTTCCTATGATTGACTACAAGACCATTTTCAAAAACCCAAAACCCTTACTAGGTTATTCCGATATCACAGCTTTGCACTGTGCCATACAGGCCCAGACCGGACTGATCACCTTTCATGGCCCTATGGGCTCTGGCAGCTGGAACTCTTTCAATGTTTCCCAGTTTGAAAAGGTGTTTTTTGAGCGAAAAAGGGTAACCTATGAGAATGTGCATACAGCAAGTGATGAACTGGTGATCAAAAACAACCGGATCCAGACACTCAAGGGAGGAACAGCTCAGGGAAAAATCCTGGGAGGAAACCTGACCGTACTGACGGGCATTTCAGGATCACCTTATTATCCTGATTTTAAGGACGCCATCCTTTTTATAGAAGACATAGGAGAGGATCCCTATAAAATGGACAGGATGATGAGTACCTTAAAACTCAATGGCACATTGGATCAAATCAAGGGATTTGTCTTTGGGCAATGTACAGACTGTGAGCCCAGCGGGGGATATGGTTCGCTGACACTGGACCAGGTATTGGACGACTATATTTTACCACTGGAAATCCCTGCTTACTCCGGCGCCATGATCGGACATATTCCGAAACAATTTATCATTCCTGTGGGTGCTCAGGTAGAAATGGATGCGGACAAGGGAACCATTTCCTTGGTAGAGTCCGTATTTCAATGA
- the bcp gene encoding thioredoxin-dependent thiol peroxidase: MKLKEGQMAPDFEAKIETGETIKLSDYRGKKVVLYFYPKDATPGCTAQACNLRDNYDALQKAGYVVFGISSDAEKSHVKFKEKQSLPFSLIADTDLKVHEAYGTWQEKNTFGKTYMGTVRTTFVIDEEGKISEIIEKVNTKEHTSQILK; this comes from the coding sequence ATGAAGCTAAAAGAAGGCCAGATGGCCCCGGATTTTGAAGCTAAAATTGAAACAGGAGAAACGATCAAGCTCTCTGACTATCGTGGAAAGAAGGTAGTTCTCTATTTTTACCCAAAAGATGCCACTCCAGGATGTACTGCGCAGGCATGCAACCTGAGAGATAACTACGATGCACTGCAAAAAGCAGGTTATGTGGTTTTCGGAATCAGTTCAGATGCGGAAAAGTCGCATGTGAAATTCAAAGAGAAACAATCGCTTCCTTTTTCCCTGATTGCAGATACCGATCTCAAAGTGCATGAAGCTTATGGCACTTGGCAGGAGAAAAACACTTTTGGGAAAACCTATATGGGAACAGTACGGACCACATTTGTAATCGATGAGGAAGGAAAGATATCCGAGATCATCGAAAAAGTAAACACAAAAGAACACACCTCTCAAATACTCAAATAA
- a CDS encoding M23 family metallopeptidase has translation MKSSNLSYTIVFLGLISCFQLIAQEVDKGYFKNPIRPGTRNYLSGNFAELRPNHFHTGLDFKTGGQEGAPILAAADGWIHRIKITSFGYGNVIYIKHPNGMYTLYGHLRNFNQELSEYMRKKMYEAQVNELELYPEPGELPVRQGQRIADSGNTGGSGGPHLHFEIRDSLDRAIDPLLFDFPEILDSTPPVPQSIAIVPLSIDSRVNGKFARLEVTPVSTGSGYRLAEEINITGKVGIEVLSYDQLDGASNRNGFPTFLLEDEQGTVFNLTVDKVDFNFSRQFLQHTYQNRYSRLYYQKNLKFEFLTPFSENSGHLELDPDVKKNYKLKLIDAYGNEQVVNFTLAGQDLERNVNDGNAPTKASLEYINNILKIKAPTSPNGALAKFYVGPNAFEMLPAYENASSRTYLWDMHFGIPEEIDICTEVVLPGINTLIPAGKEISYTDKNVQINFQRETVLDDLFLRVSTVGSGATTKLIINSRKEYLWNAMNILWKVPGFTGNKDKSHAYYTSGGSKSFLGGTWKGDTLDFGSRYLGEISILQDNTKPTIKVVRVNPNELRFVIRDDLSGIDGYEAYVNGKWVLMRYEHKQSVIWSEKLTNEPFKGEVLLKVTDKAGNTAEWKGTIG, from the coding sequence TTGAAATCAAGTAATCTTAGCTATACGATTGTATTTCTTGGACTTATATCCTGCTTTCAGCTAATAGCACAGGAAGTAGATAAGGGCTATTTCAAGAACCCTATCCGTCCAGGGACCAGAAATTATTTATCGGGGAATTTTGCTGAGTTAAGGCCTAACCACTTTCATACCGGACTGGATTTCAAAACCGGCGGGCAAGAAGGAGCACCTATATTGGCAGCGGCAGATGGCTGGATCCACAGGATCAAAATCACCTCCTTTGGATATGGGAATGTAATCTATATCAAGCATCCCAATGGCATGTACACCCTCTACGGTCACCTGCGGAATTTCAATCAAGAACTGAGCGAGTACATGCGAAAGAAAATGTATGAAGCCCAGGTCAATGAACTGGAACTCTATCCTGAACCGGGAGAGTTACCTGTAAGGCAAGGGCAACGCATCGCCGATAGTGGTAATACTGGCGGATCTGGTGGGCCTCACTTACACTTTGAGATACGTGACAGTTTGGACAGAGCCATAGACCCCCTATTATTTGATTTCCCGGAAATCCTGGACAGCACACCTCCGGTTCCTCAAAGTATAGCCATAGTGCCTTTGAGTATAGATTCCAGGGTAAACGGAAAATTTGCCCGGTTAGAAGTCACCCCAGTAAGCACAGGATCAGGCTACAGGCTAGCAGAAGAGATAAATATCACCGGCAAGGTAGGTATAGAAGTGCTAAGCTATGATCAGCTTGACGGCGCCAGCAATAGAAATGGTTTTCCAACTTTTCTATTGGAAGATGAACAGGGAACGGTTTTTAATCTCACCGTGGACAAAGTAGATTTCAATTTTTCCCGGCAATTCCTTCAGCACACCTATCAAAATCGGTATTCAAGACTTTATTATCAAAAGAATTTAAAATTTGAGTTCCTAACTCCATTTTCAGAAAATTCCGGGCATCTGGAGTTGGATCCAGATGTAAAAAAGAACTACAAGCTGAAGCTGATCGATGCCTATGGAAACGAACAGGTGGTCAACTTCACGCTTGCGGGACAGGATCTCGAAAGAAATGTAAATGATGGAAATGCTCCTACTAAGGCTTCGCTGGAATACATCAATAATATATTAAAGATCAAGGCACCTACTTCTCCCAATGGTGCATTGGCAAAATTTTATGTGGGTCCAAATGCTTTTGAGATGCTTCCCGCCTATGAGAATGCAAGCAGCAGAACTTATCTCTGGGACATGCACTTTGGTATTCCGGAGGAGATAGACATTTGTACAGAAGTGGTTTTGCCAGGGATCAACACTTTGATTCCAGCAGGAAAAGAGATATCCTACACAGATAAAAACGTACAGATTAATTTTCAGCGAGAGACAGTTTTAGATGATTTATTTCTTAGAGTTTCCACAGTAGGCTCGGGTGCTACCACAAAACTGATAATCAATAGCAGAAAAGAATACCTATGGAATGCAATGAATATACTTTGGAAAGTCCCTGGTTTTACTGGAAACAAGGATAAATCCCATGCATATTATACTTCCGGGGGATCAAAATCATTTTTGGGTGGTACCTGGAAAGGAGACACTTTGGATTTTGGATCAAGGTATCTTGGTGAGATTTCCATACTGCAGGATAATACCAAGCCTACCATCAAGGTAGTTCGGGTAAATCCCAATGAACTTCGCTTTGTAATCAGAGATGATCTCTCAGGTATTGATGGCTATGAAGCCTATGTCAATGGCAAATGGGTGCTGATGCGATATGAGCACAAGCAGTCTGTCATTTGGTCAGAAAAACTCACAAATGAACCCTTTAAAGGAGAAGTTTTGCTAAAAGTTACTGATAAAGCTGGCAATACTGCTGAATGGAAAGGAACGATTGGTTAA
- a CDS encoding sigma-70 family RNA polymerase sigma factor encodes MKSKKELEFESLYNSHKDKIFRLCLGFVSDSALVQDLFQEILIRIWRHMDSFRGESSISTWIYRIAYNTALSYSAKEKKKPEQAPLPPGMDLKEPENHTQEKESQIRKLYDAINSLTQTDRVIATLLLENTPYKTIAEVSGISENYVAVKVNRIKASLTQTLNPNGK; translated from the coding sequence ATGAAAAGCAAGAAAGAGCTTGAGTTTGAAAGTCTTTACAATTCCCACAAAGACAAGATATTTCGGCTGTGCCTGGGGTTTGTATCAGATAGCGCACTGGTTCAGGATCTATTTCAGGAAATCCTGATCAGGATATGGAGACATATGGATAGCTTCAGAGGGGAAAGCTCAATTTCCACTTGGATTTATAGGATAGCTTATAATACTGCACTAAGCTACTCAGCGAAAGAAAAGAAAAAGCCGGAACAAGCACCTTTGCCTCCTGGGATGGATCTTAAAGAACCTGAAAACCATACCCAAGAAAAGGAATCACAAATCAGAAAACTCTATGATGCAATCAACTCATTAACCCAGACCGACCGGGTGATAGCCACTTTGCTATTGGAAAACACCCCGTATAAAACAATCGCTGAGGTAAGCGGCATATCCGAAAACTATGTAGCCGTAAAGGTGAACCGCATCAAAGCCTCACTCACCCAAACCCTGAATCCCAATGGAAAATAA
- a CDS encoding fumarylacetoacetate hydrolase family protein, with the protein MKIICIGRNYAAHIEELKNETPGNPVVFLKPDTALLKDGSPFFYPDFSKNIHHEAELVLKISKQGKYIQRKFAHRYFDEIGLGIDFTARDLQDECKAKGLPWEIAKGFNGAAPIGGFKSVSDFEDLGNIDFHLTINGETRQKGNTSLMLFDFGTIIAYVSRFFMLKTGDLIYTGTPAGVGAVHIGDRLEGFIGTEKLLDFEIK; encoded by the coding sequence ATGAAGATTATTTGCATAGGCCGTAACTACGCGGCTCATATAGAAGAACTAAAAAATGAAACTCCGGGTAATCCTGTGGTATTTCTAAAACCAGACACAGCATTACTGAAAGATGGTTCACCGTTTTTCTACCCAGATTTCTCAAAGAACATACACCACGAAGCTGAGCTTGTCCTAAAGATATCGAAACAAGGTAAATACATACAAAGGAAGTTTGCCCACCGATACTTTGATGAAATAGGACTGGGAATAGACTTTACCGCAAGGGACTTACAAGATGAGTGCAAAGCAAAGGGATTGCCCTGGGAGATTGCCAAGGGTTTCAATGGCGCAGCCCCTATCGGTGGGTTCAAATCCGTATCCGATTTTGAAGATCTGGGAAACATAGATTTTCATTTGACCATCAATGGTGAAACCCGCCAGAAAGGAAATACCTCTTTGATGCTTTTTGACTTTGGTACCATCATAGCATACGTGTCGCGATTTTTCATGCTGAAAACAGGGGATCTTATCTATACAGGCACTCCTGCGGGCGTAGGTGCCGTACATATCGGAGATCGGTTGGAAGGATTTATAGGGACGGAAAAACTATTGGATTTTGAAATCAAGTAA
- a CDS encoding GNAT family N-acetyltransferase yields the protein MIKLTEDLSIARINPEEQPELIELMKEIYIPSYKHIWSDDGKWYLDQMYNPEIFKQDLANPNSHYYFVLYEGWRIGVLKYDFPESPEVVHFPNALKLHRLYLSKDYQGRGIAAQLMRWVEAVARERGLQYMWLEVMDTQLQAQKFYRKVGFEWIFTYHLDYTKMLSKYRGIQIWRKSLN from the coding sequence ATGATCAAACTAACTGAAGACCTGAGTATTGCCAGGATAAATCCTGAAGAACAGCCTGAATTGATAGAGCTGATGAAGGAAATCTATATACCTTCCTATAAACATATCTGGTCAGATGATGGGAAGTGGTATTTGGATCAGATGTACAACCCAGAGATTTTCAAACAGGATCTGGCTAATCCAAACAGTCATTATTACTTTGTCCTCTATGAGGGCTGGAGAATAGGCGTGCTTAAATACGATTTTCCCGAATCTCCGGAAGTAGTACACTTTCCCAATGCTCTCAAACTGCATAGATTATACCTGAGCAAGGATTATCAAGGCCGGGGTATAGCCGCCCAACTTATGAGATGGGTGGAAGCCGTGGCCAGAGAACGAGGCCTTCAATACATGTGGCTGGAAGTGATGGACACTCAGCTGCAGGCGCAGAAGTTTTATAGAAAAGTGGGGTTCGAATGGATCTTTACCTACCACTTGGATTATACGAAAATGCTCAGCAAATACAGGGGAATCCAGATTTGGAGAAAATCGCTGAATTGA
- a CDS encoding transketolase has translation MEKKSIEQLEQIASQVRRDCLRMVHAVQSGHPGASLGCTEFFTALYFDQLNHDTDFKMEGKGEDLFFLSNGHISPVWYSVLSRSGYFSPEEMTTFRKLNSRLQGHPATEEGLPGIRIASGSLGQGLSVAIGAAQAKKIDGDESTVYVLMGDGEQEEGQIWEAAMYAAHWKVDNLIATIDLNRQQIDGATKDIMNLIDLRAKYESFGWVVNDIFQGNDMKSVIEGLEEAKKLSRKGKPVLNLLHTEMGYGVDFMVGTHKWHGVAPSDEQLEEALAQLPETLGDY, from the coding sequence ATGGAAAAAAAATCGATAGAACAACTCGAGCAAATCGCATCGCAGGTACGTCGGGACTGTCTCCGCATGGTGCATGCAGTACAGTCAGGACATCCGGGAGCATCGCTGGGATGTACTGAGTTTTTTACAGCTCTGTACTTTGATCAGCTCAATCACGACACAGATTTCAAAATGGAAGGCAAGGGCGAAGACCTGTTTTTCCTTTCCAATGGTCATATTTCTCCGGTATGGTATTCCGTGCTTTCGAGATCAGGATATTTTTCACCTGAGGAAATGACCACCTTCAGAAAGTTGAACTCCAGATTGCAGGGACACCCAGCTACTGAAGAAGGGCTTCCGGGTATAAGAATAGCATCCGGCTCCTTGGGCCAAGGGCTCTCTGTGGCCATAGGCGCAGCGCAGGCAAAGAAAATAGACGGAGATGAGAGCACTGTCTATGTACTGATGGGAGACGGTGAGCAGGAAGAAGGGCAGATATGGGAAGCAGCAATGTATGCGGCTCACTGGAAGGTGGACAATCTAATCGCTACGATAGATTTAAACAGACAGCAAATCGACGGTGCCACCAAGGATATCATGAACTTGATAGACCTTAGAGCGAAATATGAGTCTTTTGGCTGGGTAGTGAATGATATCTTCCAGGGCAATGACATGAAGTCTGTGATAGAAGGACTAGAGGAAGCTAAAAAGCTAAGCAGAAAAGGTAAGCCTGTGCTAAATCTCCTTCATACCGAGATGGGCTATGGAGTGGATTTCATGGTAGGGACACATAAATGGCATGGCGTAGCACCAAGTGATGAGCAATTGGAAGAGGCTTTGGCCCAATTACCGGAAACCTTGGGCGATTATTGA
- a CDS encoding SGNH/GDSL hydrolase family protein produces MTENPTDTSNHLTYLALGDSYTIGEGVSDSGRYPSQLIAKLNSGISSAWADPKVVAQTGWTVDELDRGINSASIENSTYDLVTLSIGVNNQYRGYPISRFEKEFEAMLLRAIGFAGVNSKKVVVLSIPDWGITPFAQQSGRDQNKIADEIDAYNSIKEAICQKHEVKYIDITQDYRTVGAQAEMLAADGLHPSTTLYQRWTEKLFEQVKTINF; encoded by the coding sequence ATGACAGAAAATCCAACAGACACTTCCAACCACCTCACCTACTTGGCACTTGGTGATAGCTATACTATAGGTGAAGGAGTCAGCGACTCAGGACGCTACCCAAGCCAGCTTATTGCGAAACTAAACTCAGGAATCTCCAGCGCTTGGGCTGATCCCAAGGTAGTAGCCCAAACAGGTTGGACTGTGGATGAACTCGATAGGGGTATCAACAGTGCCAGCATAGAAAATAGCACCTATGATCTGGTGACACTTTCCATAGGAGTAAATAACCAATACCGGGGATACCCCATTTCCAGATTTGAAAAAGAGTTTGAGGCAATGCTGCTGAGAGCGATAGGTTTTGCAGGAGTAAACTCAAAAAAAGTGGTCGTACTCTCCATCCCTGACTGGGGGATCACTCCTTTTGCGCAGCAAAGCGGTAGGGATCAGAATAAAATTGCAGATGAGATTGATGCTTACAACAGCATAAAAGAGGCTATCTGCCAAAAGCATGAAGTAAAGTACATCGACATTACCCAAGACTACCGCACTGTAGGCGCACAGGCAGAGATGCTGGCAGCAGATGGATTACATCCCAGTACTACTCTGTACCAGCGCTGGACAGAGAAGCTTTTTGAGCAGGTCAAAACCATCAACTTCTAA